A window from Mycobacterium saskatchewanense encodes these proteins:
- a CDS encoding DUF429 domain-containing protein: MYFAGVDLAWAGRNPTGVAVLDAGGGLVDLTAVRDDEQVLAALAPYIRGDCVVAFDAPLVVNNPTGQRPAEAALNRDFRRFEAGAHPANTGKPEFADGPRAARLARALDLDIDPRSTAARRAIEVYPHPATVVLFRLERTLKYKAKPGRDLDRLRSELLLLMDGIERLAHAAVPLRVDGHDGWAELRRRVVAAQRKSDLRRAEDPVDAVVCAYVALYAQRRPDRTTIYGDSATGHIVTPALPADPADL, from the coding sequence ATGTATTTCGCCGGCGTCGACCTCGCCTGGGCGGGCCGCAACCCCACCGGGGTCGCGGTGCTCGACGCGGGCGGCGGACTGGTCGACCTCACCGCCGTGCGCGATGACGAACAGGTGCTGGCCGCCCTCGCCCCGTACATTCGGGGCGACTGCGTGGTCGCCTTCGACGCGCCGCTGGTGGTGAACAACCCCACCGGGCAGCGGCCCGCCGAGGCGGCGCTCAACCGCGACTTTCGCAGGTTCGAGGCCGGGGCGCACCCCGCAAACACCGGTAAGCCCGAGTTCGCCGACGGGCCCCGCGCGGCGCGGTTGGCCCGCGCGCTCGACCTCGACATCGACCCGCGGTCGACGGCGGCGCGGCGCGCCATCGAGGTCTACCCGCATCCGGCCACCGTGGTGCTCTTCCGGCTGGAACGAACCCTGAAATACAAGGCGAAGCCGGGCCGCGACCTCGACCGGCTCCGGTCCGAGCTGCTGCTGCTGATGGACGGCATCGAAAGGCTGGCGCACGCCGCGGTGCCGCTGCGCGTCGACGGCCACGACGGCTGGGCCGAGCTGCGCCGACGGGTGGTCGCGGCGCAACGAAAAAGCGACCTTCGCCGCGCCGAGGATCCCGTCGACGCGGTCGTCTGCGCCTATGTCGCGTTGTACGCCCAGCGCCGACCCGACCGCACCACGATCTACGGCGACTCCGCCACCGGGCACATCGTGACGCCGGCCCTGCCCGCCGACCCGGCCGACCTCTAG
- a CDS encoding alpha/beta hydrolase-fold protein codes for MMSRMPELSRRAVLRLGVGAAAGAAGVSALDMVLQPRSSRAAPVVSASTQMPLAPPPRPLEPAPPAQPAPTMVTGSFVSTARGGIDTNWAIARPPGQTKALRPVIALHGKGSDASTVMAGGVEQGLAQAVDAGLPPFAVVAVDGGGSYWHKRASGEDSGAMVLNELIPMLGGQNLDTSRVAFLGWSMGGYGALLLGGRLGPARTAAICAVSPALWLSAGAAAPGAFDNPDDFAANSVFGMPALASIPIRVDCGDSDPFYAATKQFVAQLPNPPAGGFSPGGHNPAYWSAQLPAELTWIAPLLAA; via the coding sequence ATGATGTCCCGCATGCCCGAGTTGAGCCGACGCGCCGTGCTACGCCTCGGCGTCGGCGCCGCGGCCGGCGCGGCGGGCGTATCCGCGCTCGACATGGTGCTACAACCTCGTTCGTCACGCGCCGCGCCCGTCGTTTCGGCCAGCACCCAGATGCCACTGGCGCCCCCGCCCCGGCCGCTCGAGCCCGCGCCCCCGGCCCAGCCGGCGCCGACCATGGTGACCGGATCCTTCGTGTCGACGGCGCGCGGTGGCATCGACACCAACTGGGCGATCGCGCGCCCGCCAGGCCAGACCAAGGCGCTGCGACCGGTGATCGCGCTGCACGGCAAAGGCAGCGACGCTTCCACCGTGATGGCTGGCGGTGTGGAGCAGGGCCTGGCGCAGGCCGTGGACGCGGGGCTGCCGCCGTTCGCGGTGGTGGCCGTCGACGGTGGCGGCAGCTACTGGCACAAGAGGGCGTCCGGCGAGGACAGCGGGGCCATGGTGCTGAACGAGCTGATCCCGATGCTGGGCGGGCAAAATCTGGACACTTCGCGAGTGGCGTTCCTGGGCTGGTCGATGGGCGGGTACGGCGCGCTGCTCCTCGGCGGCCGGCTTGGACCCGCACGCACGGCGGCGATCTGTGCGGTGAGCCCGGCGCTGTGGCTGTCGGCGGGGGCGGCCGCACCCGGCGCCTTCGACAACCCCGACGATTTCGCGGCGAACTCCGTGTTCGGCATGCCGGCGCTGGCGTCCATCCCGATTCGGGTGGACTGCGGCGACAGCGACCCGTTCTACGCCGCGACGAAGCAGTTCGTCGCGCAACTGCCCAACCCACCTGCCGGCGGCTTTTCCCCCGGCGGGCACAACCCGGCGTACTGGAGCGCGCAGTTGCCCGCCGAACTGACGTGGATCGCGCCGCTGCTCGCGGCGTAG
- a CDS encoding TetR/AcrR family transcriptional regulator — protein sequence MTAAVTPKGERRRYALVSAAAELLAEGGFEAVRHRAVARRAGLPLASTTYYFSSLDDLIARAVEHIAMIEVAQLRARVTALSRRRRGPETTAEVLVDLLVGDVAGPGLAEQLISRYERHIACTRLPALRETMRRSLRQRAEAVGEAMERSGRSVHIELVCTLICAVDGSVVSALVEGRDPRTAALTTVVDLVDVLAPIDTRPVQI from the coding sequence GTGACTGCAGCGGTTACTCCGAAAGGAGAACGTCGGCGGTACGCGCTCGTGAGCGCGGCCGCCGAGCTGCTCGCGGAAGGCGGTTTCGAGGCGGTGCGGCACCGGGCGGTCGCCCGGCGGGCCGGCCTGCCGCTGGCCTCCACCACGTATTACTTCTCGTCGCTCGACGATTTGATCGCCCGCGCGGTCGAACACATCGCCATGATCGAAGTCGCTCAGCTGCGGGCACGGGTCACCGCCTTGTCCCGGCGGCGACGCGGCCCGGAGACCACCGCCGAGGTGCTGGTGGATTTGCTGGTGGGCGACGTGGCGGGTCCCGGTCTGGCCGAGCAGCTGATTTCGCGGTACGAGCGTCACATCGCCTGCACCCGTTTGCCGGCGCTGCGGGAGACGATGCGCCGCAGCCTGCGGCAGCGCGCCGAGGCGGTGGGGGAGGCCATGGAGCGATCGGGCCGATCGGTGCACATCGAACTGGTGTGCACGCTGATCTGCGCGGTCGACGGCTCGGTGGTATCGGCCCTGGTGGAGGGCCGAGATCCCCGCACCGCGGCGCTGACGACGGTGGTCGACCTCGTCGACGTGCTCGCGCCGATCGACACGCGACCCGTGCAGATCTAG